The following proteins come from a genomic window of Pseudomonas sp. J452:
- the prpF gene encoding 2-methylaconitate cis-trans isomerase PrpF codes for MAQQPQIKIPATYMRGGTSKGVFFRLQDLPERCQVPGAARDKLFMRVIGSPDPYSAHIDGMGGATSSTSKCVILAKSSQPDHDVDYLYGQVSIDKAFVDWSGNCGNLSTAAGAFALQAGLVDPARIPQNGVCVVRIWQANIQKTIIAHVPVSNGQVQETGDFELDGVTFPAAEIVLEFLDPSDDGEEGGSMFPTGNLVDDLEVPGVGTFKATMISAGIPTVFVNAEDIGYQGTELREAINGDPAQLARFEQIRVAGALRMGLIKTAEEAATRQHTPKIAFVSQPKSYKASSGKTVEAGEVDLLVRALSMGKLHHAMMGTCAVAIGTAAAVPGTLVNLAAGGGEREAVRFGHPSGTLRVGAEASQVGGEWVVKKAIMSRSARILMEGWVRVPGDTF; via the coding sequence ATGGCTCAGCAACCCCAGATCAAGATCCCCGCTACCTACATGCGTGGCGGTACCAGCAAGGGCGTGTTCTTCCGCCTGCAGGACCTGCCCGAGCGCTGCCAGGTGCCGGGCGCAGCGCGCGACAAGCTGTTCATGCGCGTAATCGGCAGCCCCGATCCTTATTCTGCCCATATTGATGGCATGGGCGGCGCGACCTCTTCGACCTCCAAGTGCGTGATCCTGGCGAAAAGCAGCCAGCCCGATCACGACGTCGATTACCTCTATGGCCAGGTTTCCATCGACAAGGCCTTCGTCGACTGGAGCGGCAACTGCGGCAACCTGTCCACCGCCGCTGGCGCCTTCGCCCTGCAGGCCGGACTGGTCGATCCGGCGCGCATTCCGCAGAACGGTGTGTGCGTGGTGCGCATCTGGCAGGCCAATATCCAGAAAACCATCATCGCCCATGTGCCGGTCAGCAATGGCCAGGTCCAGGAAACCGGTGACTTCGAGCTGGACGGGGTGACCTTCCCGGCAGCCGAGATCGTACTGGAGTTCCTCGATCCGTCCGACGACGGCGAGGAGGGCGGCTCGATGTTCCCCACCGGCAACCTGGTCGATGACCTGGAAGTGCCGGGTGTTGGCACCTTCAAGGCAACCATGATCAGCGCCGGGATTCCCACGGTGTTCGTCAATGCCGAGGACATCGGCTACCAGGGCACCGAGTTGCGTGAAGCGATCAATGGCGATCCAGCGCAACTGGCGCGTTTCGAGCAGATCCGTGTGGCCGGCGCTCTGCGCATGGGCCTGATCAAGACGGCCGAGGAGGCGGCGACCCGCCAACACACGCCGAAGATCGCCTTCGTCAGCCAGCCGAAGAGCTACAAGGCTTCCAGCGGCAAGACGGTCGAGGCCGGCGAGGTCGATCTGCTGGTGCGCGCACTGTCCATGGGCAAGCTGCACCACGCCATGATGGGCACCTGCGCGGTGGCTATCGGTACGGCGGCGGCGGTTCCGGGCACCCTGGTCAATCTGGCGGCCGGTGGCGGCGAGCGCGAGGCGGTGCGCTTCGGTCATCCCTCCGGCACCTTGCGGGTCGGTGCCGAAGCCAGTCAAGTTGGCGGCGAGTGGGTCGTGAAGAAGGCCATCATGAGCCGCAGTGCGCGCATCCTCATGGAAGGCTGGGTGCGGGTTCCAGGCGACACGTTCTGA
- a CDS encoding pyruvate, water dikinase regulatory protein, which translates to MKRTAFFISDGTGITAETLGQSLLAQFETISFTKLTRPYIDSVDKARAMVQQINNAAEKDGARPIIFDTVVNQDIRDILAQSNGFMIDIFSTFLSPLEQELTSHSSYSVGKSHSIASSSNYMERIEAVNFALDNDDGARTHYYDKADLILVGVSRCGKTPTCLYMAMQFGIRAANYPLTEEDMERLQLPAALKPYKHKLFGLTIDPDRLTAIRHERKPNSRYASFAQCEFEVREVENLFRRENIPYINSTHFSVEEISAKILVEKGVERRLK; encoded by the coding sequence ATGAAACGAACCGCTTTCTTTATCTCCGACGGCACCGGCATCACTGCCGAAACCCTGGGCCAGAGCTTGCTGGCGCAGTTCGAAACCATCAGTTTCACCAAGCTCACGCGCCCGTATATCGACAGCGTGGACAAAGCGCGAGCGATGGTACAGCAAATCAATAATGCTGCCGAGAAAGACGGCGCCCGGCCGATCATCTTCGACACCGTGGTCAACCAGGATATTCGCGACATCCTGGCCCAGTCCAACGGCTTCATGATCGACATCTTCTCCACCTTTCTCTCCCCGCTCGAGCAGGAGCTGACGTCACACTCCTCCTACTCGGTCGGCAAGTCGCATTCCATCGCCAGCAGCAGCAACTACATGGAGCGCATCGAGGCGGTCAACTTCGCCCTCGACAACGACGACGGCGCCCGCACCCACTACTACGACAAGGCTGACCTGATCCTGGTCGGCGTATCGCGCTGCGGCAAGACCCCGACCTGCCTGTACATGGCCATGCAGTTCGGCATCCGCGCGGCCAACTACCCGCTGACCGAAGAAGACATGGAACGCCTGCAACTGCCGGCAGCCCTCAAGCCCTACAAGCACAAACTGTTCGGCCTGACCATCGACCCGGACCGGCTCACCGCCATCCGCCATGAGCGCAAGCCCAACAGCCGCTACGCCAGCTTCGCCCAGTGCGAATTCGAAGTCCGCGAGGTGGAAAACCTGTTCCGCCGCGAGAACATCCCGTACATCAACTCCACGCACTTCTCGGTGGAAGAGATTTCCGCCAAGATCCTGGTGGAGAAAGGCGTGGAACGCCGGCTCAAGTAA
- the ppsA gene encoding phosphoenolpyruvate synthase: protein MVEYVVSLDKLGVHDVEHVGGKNASLGEMISNLAGAGVSVPGGFATTAQAYRDFLDQSGLNERIHAALDALDVDDVNALAKTGAQIRQWVMDAPFPERLDSEIRTAFAAMAGDNANMAVAVRSSATAEDLPDASFAGQQETFLNIRGVDNVIRAAKEVFASLFNDRAIAYRVHQGFDHKLVALSAGVQRMVRSETGTAGVMFTLDTESGFRDVVFITGAYGLGETVVQGAVNPDEFYVHKPTLEAGRPAILRRNLGSKAIKMVYGEEAKAGKSVKTVEVDRAERARFALSDAEVTELAKQALIIEKHYGRPMDIEWAKDGDDQQLYIVQARPETVKSRSSANVMERYLLKEKGTVLVEGRAIGQRIGAGKVKVIHDVSEMDKVQPGDVLVSDMTDPDWEPVMKRASAIVTNRGGRTCHAAIIARELGIPAVVGCGNATQVLQDGMGVTVSCAEGDTGFIFEGELGFDIRKNSVDAMPDLPFKIMMNVGNPDRAFDFAQLPNEGVGLARLEFIINRMIGVHPKALLNFASLPAEIKDSVEKRIAGYNDPVGFYVEKLVEGISTLAAAFWPKKVIVRLSDFKSNEYANLIGGKLYEPEEENPMLGFRGASRYISESFRDCFELECRALKKVRNEMGLTNVEIMVPFVRTLGEASQVVDLLAANGLARGQNGLKVIMMCELPSNAILAEEFLEFFDGFSIGSNDLTQLTLGLDRDSGIVAHLFDERNPAVKKLLANAIQACNKAGKYIGICGQGPSDHPDLAKWLMEQGIESVSLNPDSVLDTWFFLAESQPA, encoded by the coding sequence TTGGTTGAGTACGTAGTTTCCCTCGATAAGCTCGGCGTCCACGATGTGGAGCACGTAGGGGGCAAAAACGCATCCCTGGGCGAAATGATCAGCAACCTGGCCGGTGCTGGTGTCTCGGTGCCCGGCGGCTTTGCCACCACCGCCCAGGCCTACCGTGACTTCCTCGATCAAAGCGGTCTGAACGAGCGTATCCATGCCGCCCTCGACGCGCTGGACGTGGACGACGTCAACGCCCTGGCCAAGACTGGCGCGCAGATTCGCCAGTGGGTGATGGACGCGCCGTTCCCCGAGCGCCTCGACAGCGAAATCCGTACCGCCTTCGCCGCCATGGCCGGTGACAACGCCAATATGGCGGTTGCCGTGCGCTCCTCGGCAACCGCCGAAGACTTGCCGGATGCCTCCTTCGCCGGCCAGCAAGAAACCTTCCTCAACATCCGTGGCGTGGACAACGTGATCCGCGCAGCCAAGGAAGTGTTCGCCTCCCTGTTCAACGATCGCGCCATTGCCTACCGCGTGCACCAGGGCTTCGACCACAAACTGGTCGCCCTGTCCGCCGGCGTGCAGCGCATGGTCCGTTCGGAAACCGGTACTGCCGGGGTGATGTTCACCCTGGACACCGAATCCGGCTTCCGCGACGTGGTCTTCATCACCGGCGCCTACGGCCTCGGCGAGACCGTGGTGCAGGGCGCGGTGAACCCTGACGAGTTCTACGTGCACAAGCCGACCCTGGAGGCCGGTCGCCCTGCGATCCTGCGCCGCAACCTGGGCAGCAAAGCAATCAAGATGGTTTACGGCGAGGAAGCCAAGGCCGGCAAGTCGGTGAAAACCGTCGAAGTCGACCGTGCCGAGCGCGCCCGTTTCGCCCTTAGCGATGCCGAAGTTACCGAGCTGGCCAAGCAGGCGCTGATCATCGAGAAGCACTACGGCCGGCCGATGGACATCGAATGGGCCAAAGACGGCGACGACCAGCAGCTGTATATCGTTCAGGCCCGTCCGGAAACCGTGAAGAGCCGCAGCAGCGCCAACGTCATGGAACGTTACCTGCTGAAAGAGAAGGGCACCGTCTTGGTCGAAGGCCGCGCCATCGGCCAGCGCATCGGCGCCGGCAAGGTCAAGGTAATCCACGACGTTTCCGAGATGGACAAGGTGCAGCCGGGCGACGTCCTGGTCTCCGACATGACCGACCCGGACTGGGAGCCGGTGATGAAGCGTGCCAGCGCCATCGTCACCAACCGCGGCGGGCGTACCTGCCACGCAGCGATCATCGCCCGTGAGCTGGGCATTCCGGCGGTAGTCGGCTGCGGCAACGCCACCCAGGTCCTGCAAGACGGCATGGGCGTTACCGTATCCTGCGCCGAAGGAGACACCGGCTTCATCTTCGAAGGCGAACTGGGCTTCGATATCCGCAAGAACTCCGTGGACGCCATGCCGGATCTGCCGTTCAAGATCATGATGAACGTCGGCAACCCGGACCGCGCCTTCGACTTCGCCCAGTTGCCGAACGAAGGGGTGGGCCTGGCCCGTCTGGAGTTCATCATCAACCGCATGATCGGCGTGCACCCGAAAGCCTTGTTGAACTTCGCCAGCCTGCCGGCGGAGATCAAGGACAGCGTGGAGAAGCGCATCGCCGGCTACAACGACCCGGTCGGCTTCTACGTCGAGAAGCTGGTCGAGGGCATCAGCACCCTGGCCGCAGCGTTCTGGCCGAAAAAGGTCATTGTGCGTCTGTCGGACTTCAAGTCCAACGAATACGCCAACCTGATCGGCGGCAAGCTCTACGAGCCGGAAGAAGAGAACCCGATGCTCGGCTTCCGTGGCGCCTCGCGTTACATCAGCGAGTCGTTCCGCGACTGCTTCGAGCTGGAATGCCGCGCGCTGAAGAAAGTGCGCAACGAGATGGGCCTGACCAACGTCGAGATCATGGTGCCGTTCGTGCGCACCCTCGGCGAAGCCAGCCAGGTGGTCGATCTGCTGGCCGCCAATGGCCTGGCCCGCGGGCAGAATGGCCTGAAGGTCATCATGATGTGCGAGCTGCCGTCCAACGCCATCCTGGCCGAGGAGTTCCTCGAGTTCTTCGACGGCTTCTCCATCGGTTCCAACGACCTGACCCAGCTGACCCTGGGCCTGGATCGGGACTCCGGCATCGTCGCGCACCTGTTCGACGAGCGTAATCCGGCAGTGAAAAAGCTGCTGGCCAATGCCATCCAGGCCTGCAACAAGGCCGGCAAGTACATCGGCATCTGCGGCCAGGGCCCTTCGGATCATCCGGATCTGGCCAAGTGGCTGATGGAACAGGGCATCGAGAGCGTGTCGCTGAACCCTGACTCGGTGCTGGATACCTGGTTCTTCCTCGCGGAAAGCCAGCCAGCCTGA
- a CDS encoding Rieske (2Fe-2S) protein — MFVALERLINLDDGYRQTFQVSGRSLLLLVIDRQPVLLENRCPHQGAPLHNATLVGTVLRCARHGVEFDLLSGQPLNATCAGLKQLKLAYAGDRIGIDV, encoded by the coding sequence ATGTTTGTAGCGCTTGAGCGCCTGATCAATCTTGATGATGGTTATCGGCAGACCTTTCAGGTCAGCGGGCGCAGCCTGTTGTTGCTGGTGATTGATCGTCAGCCGGTACTGCTGGAGAACCGCTGCCCACACCAGGGCGCACCCTTGCACAACGCTACGCTGGTCGGTACGGTGCTGCGCTGCGCGCGTCACGGGGTCGAGTTCGATCTGCTCAGCGGGCAGCCGCTAAATGCCACCTGTGCTGGCCTGAAGCAACTGAAACTGGCCTATGCGGGGGATCGCATAGGCATCGACGTCTGA
- the acnD gene encoding Fe/S-dependent 2-methylisocitrate dehydratase AcnD, which produces MNTQYRKHLPGTALDYFDTREAIEAIAPGAYAKLPYVSRVLAEQLVRRCEPEALTDSLKQLIERKRDLDFPWYPARVVCHDILGQTALVDLAGLRDAIAEKGGDPSKVNPVVPTQLIVDHSLAVEAPGFDPDAFAKNRAIEDRRNEDRFHFIEWTKTAFKNVDVIPAGNGIMHQINLEKMSPVIQARGGVAFPDTCVGTDSHTPHVDALGVIAIGVGGLEAETVMLGLPSMMRLPDIVGVKLTGKRQPGITATDIVLAITEFLRKERVVGAWVEFFGEGADSLTIGDRATISNMCPEYGATASMFYIDQQTIDYLKLTGREPEQVALVESYAKLTGLWADALVSAEYERVLEFDLSTVVRNMAGPSNPHKRLPTSALHERGIADEAKLAAGKVEEAKGLLPDGAVIIAAITSCTNTSNPRNVVAAGLLAKKANELGLLRKPWVKTSFAPGSKVAKLYLEEAGLLTELEQLGFGIVGYACTTCNGMSGALDPLIQQEIIDRDLYATAVLSGNRNFDGRIHPYAKQAFLASPPLVVAYAIAGTVRFDIEQDVLGTDKAGNPITLKDLWPSDEEIDAIVAASVRPEQFKQIYIPMFDLGTIEEAESPLYDWRPMSTYIRRPPYWEGALAGERTLKGMLPLAILPDNITTDHLSPSNAIQMNSAAGEYLHKMGLPEEDFNSYATHRGDHLTAQRATFANKELVNEMAVVDGVVKKGSLARVEPEGKVMRMWEAIETYMNRKQNLIIVAGADYGQGSSRDWAAKGVRLAGVEVIVAEGFERIHRTNLVGMGVLPVEFKPGTTRLTLGLDGTETYDIQGDVSPRSDLTLVVNRRNGEVVKVPVTCRLDTAAEVNVYNAGGVLQRFAQDFLESSQG; this is translated from the coding sequence CTGAACACTCAGTACCGCAAGCACCTGCCCGGCACCGCGCTGGACTACTTCGATACCCGCGAGGCGATTGAGGCCATCGCGCCGGGCGCCTACGCCAAGCTGCCCTACGTATCCCGCGTGTTGGCCGAGCAGCTGGTGCGTCGCTGCGAGCCCGAGGCGCTGACCGATTCGCTCAAGCAGCTGATCGAGCGCAAGCGCGACTTGGACTTCCCCTGGTATCCGGCCCGCGTGGTCTGCCACGACATCCTCGGTCAGACTGCGCTGGTCGACCTGGCCGGCCTGCGTGATGCCATCGCCGAGAAGGGTGGTGATCCGTCCAAGGTCAACCCGGTGGTGCCGACCCAACTGATCGTCGACCACTCCCTGGCTGTGGAGGCTCCGGGCTTCGATCCGGACGCTTTCGCCAAGAACCGCGCCATCGAAGACCGTCGCAACGAGGATCGCTTCCACTTCATCGAGTGGACCAAGACCGCGTTCAAGAACGTCGACGTGATCCCGGCCGGCAACGGCATCATGCACCAGATCAACCTGGAGAAAATGAGCCCGGTGATCCAGGCGCGCGGCGGCGTGGCCTTCCCGGACACCTGCGTGGGTACCGACTCGCACACTCCGCACGTCGATGCCCTCGGCGTGATTGCCATCGGCGTCGGCGGTCTGGAAGCGGAAACCGTGATGCTCGGCCTGCCGTCGATGATGCGCCTGCCCGACATAGTCGGGGTCAAGCTGACCGGCAAGCGTCAGCCTGGCATTACCGCCACCGACATCGTGCTGGCCATCACCGAGTTCCTGCGCAAGGAGCGCGTGGTCGGCGCCTGGGTCGAGTTCTTCGGCGAGGGTGCCGACAGCCTGACCATCGGCGACCGCGCGACCATCTCCAATATGTGCCCGGAATACGGCGCCACTGCCTCGATGTTCTATATCGACCAGCAGACCATCGACTACCTCAAGCTCACCGGCCGCGAGCCGGAGCAGGTGGCCCTGGTCGAGAGCTACGCCAAGCTGACCGGTCTGTGGGCCGATGCGCTGGTCAGCGCCGAGTACGAGCGCGTGCTCGAATTCGATCTGTCCACCGTGGTGCGCAACATGGCCGGCCCGTCCAACCCGCACAAGCGCCTGCCGACTTCGGCGCTGCATGAGCGCGGCATCGCCGACGAAGCCAAGCTGGCGGCCGGCAAGGTCGAGGAGGCCAAAGGTCTGCTGCCCGATGGCGCGGTGATCATCGCCGCCATCACCAGCTGCACTAACACCTCCAACCCACGCAACGTGGTGGCTGCCGGTCTGCTGGCGAAGAAGGCCAACGAGCTGGGTCTGCTGCGCAAGCCGTGGGTCAAGACTTCCTTCGCCCCGGGCTCCAAGGTCGCCAAGCTGTATCTGGAAGAAGCCGGTCTGCTGACCGAGCTGGAGCAGCTCGGCTTCGGCATCGTCGGCTACGCCTGCACCACGTGCAACGGCATGTCCGGCGCATTGGACCCGCTGATCCAGCAGGAAATCATCGATCGCGACCTGTACGCCACCGCCGTACTGTCCGGCAACCGCAACTTCGACGGGCGTATCCATCCGTACGCCAAGCAGGCCTTCCTGGCTTCGCCGCCGCTGGTGGTGGCCTACGCCATCGCCGGTACCGTGCGCTTTGATATCGAGCAGGACGTGCTGGGTACCGATAAGGCGGGCAACCCGATCACCCTGAAGGACCTGTGGCCGAGTGACGAGGAAATCGACGCCATCGTTGCCGCCTCGGTGAGGCCGGAGCAATTCAAGCAGATCTACATCCCGATGTTCGATCTGGGCACCATTGAGGAAGCGGAAAGCCCGCTGTACGACTGGCGCCCGATGTCCACCTACATCCGCCGTCCGCCATACTGGGAAGGCGCGCTGGCGGGCGAGCGTACCCTCAAGGGCATGCTGCCGCTGGCAATCCTGCCGGACAACATCACCACCGATCACCTGTCGCCGTCCAACGCGATCCAGATGAACTCGGCTGCCGGTGAATACCTGCACAAGATGGGCCTGCCGGAGGAGGACTTCAACTCCTACGCCACCCACCGCGGCGACCACCTGACGGCGCAGCGCGCTACGTTCGCCAACAAGGAACTGGTCAATGAAATGGCCGTTGTTGACGGCGTAGTGAAGAAGGGTTCGCTGGCACGCGTCGAGCCGGAAGGCAAGGTCATGCGCATGTGGGAAGCGATCGAAACCTACATGAACCGCAAGCAGAACCTGATCATCGTTGCCGGTGCTGACTACGGTCAGGGCTCGTCGCGTGACTGGGCTGCCAAGGGCGTACGTCTGGCTGGCGTGGAAGTGATAGTCGCCGAAGGCTTCGAGCGCATCCACCGTACCAACCTGGTCGGTATGGGCGTGCTGCCGGTCGAGTTCAAGCCGGGCACCACCCGCTTGACCCTTGGCCTGGACGGCACTGAAACCTATGACATCCAGGGCGATGTGTCGCCGCGTAGCGATCTGACTCTGGTGGTCAATCGTCGCAATGGTGAAGTGGTCAAGGTGCCGGTGACCTGCCGTCTGGACACTGCCGCCGAAGTCAACGTCTACAACGCTGGCGGTGTGCTGCAGCGCTTCGCCCAGGACTTCCTCGAGTCTTCCCAGGGCTGA